From a region of the Nitrososphaerales archaeon genome:
- the hisI gene encoding phosphoribosyl-AMP cyclohydrolase, translated as PVVVQDYSTREVLMLAYANREALEKTIESGYAHYWSRSRKSLWKKGETSGNVQKVREILVDCDGDALIYVVDQVGPACHLNKRSCFFRRLL; from the coding sequence TACCGGTTGTAGTGCAGGATTATTCAACACGTGAAGTATTGATGTTAGCCTACGCGAATAGAGAGGCTTTAGAGAAGACGATAGAGAGTGGTTACGCACACTATTGGAGTAGATCGAGAAAGAGTCTATGGAAGAAGGGTGAGACTTCCGGGAATGTGCAAAAGGTAAGAGAGATCCTAGTAGATTGTGATGGTGATGCATTGATCTACGTGGTAGATCAGGTAGGCCCAGCATGCCATTTGAATAAACGCTCTTGCTTCTTCAGAAGGTTACTATAA